Proteins from one Ictidomys tridecemlineatus isolate mIctTri1 chromosome 14, mIctTri1.hap1, whole genome shotgun sequence genomic window:
- the Trmt9b gene encoding putative tRNA methyltransferase 9B isoform X2, whose product MDHEAALLEKQHVHDVYENTAPFFSDLQSKAWPRVRQFLQEQKPGSLVADIVIHHFSTKQRRIRAIKEMARVLVPGGQMMIYVWAMEQKNRHFEKQDVLVPWNRAFCSQPLSESSQSGRKRQCGHPETSHPCHPPCPEYGCSMCFKERGDAKRSHSVDYEPVMARTCCGNTSKEGEEENGIYNTLGRSFRSWFFSRSLDESTLRKQIEKVRPLKTTEVWASSTVSIQPSRHSSLDLDHQEPFSTKASSLDEEVFVETSQKHLEWLRASGTSKHLNGDHQGEKQRNGEGTLMDSTNTNENHVTAGSLEEGNPSARKILRRISTVDSTDSNPDDTISVQEQQPDILDSRAFMRYYHVFREGELCDLLQENVTELRILSSGNDHGNWCIIAEKKESCD is encoded by the exons ATGGATCATGAAGCTGCCCTGCTGGAGAAGCAGCACGTGCATGATGTCTATGAGAACACGGCCCCCTTCTTCAGCGACCTGCAGAGCAAAGCCTGGCCCCGAGTTCGCCAGTTCCTCCAGGAGCAGAAGCCAGGCAGCCTCGTCGCTGACATCG ttatACATCATTTTTCTACAAAACAAAGAAGAATCCGAGCAATAAAAGAAATGGCCAGGGTTTTAGTTCCCGGAGGACAGATGATGATCTATGTTTGGGCAATGGAACAAAAGAACCGACATTTTGAGAAGCAAGATGTGCTCGTTCCTTGGAACAGGGCCTTCTGTTCCCAGCCCTTGTCAGAATCCAGCCAGTCCGGGAGAAAGAGGCAGTGTGGACATCCAGAAACAAGCCATCCCTGCCACCCGCCTTGCCCTGAGTATGGCTGTTCCATGTGTTTTAAAGAGCGAGGTGATGCCAAACGGTCCCACAGCGTGGACTATGAACCTGTTATGGCTAGGACCTGTTGCGGAAACACTTcaaaggaaggggaggaagaaaatgGCATCTATAACACATTAGGAAGATCTTTCCGTTCCTGGTTTTTCTCCAGATCTTTGGATGAGTCCACTCTACGGAAGCAAATTGAAAAAGTGAGACCCTTGAAAACCACAGAAGTTTGGGCCAGTAGCACTGTATCCATCCAGCCTTCTCGACATTCCAGTTTAGACTTGGATCACCAGGAGCCATTTTCAACGAAAGCATCAAGCTTAGATGAGGAAGTGTTTGTAGAAACTTCTCAAAAACACTTGGAGTGGCTGAGAGCTTCAGGTACTTCAAAGCACTTAAATGGAGACCATCAaggagaaaagcagagaaatggaGAGGGGACCCTTATGGACAGCACCAATACCAATGAGAATCATGTGACTGCAGGTAGCTTAGAGGAAGGCAACCCTTCTGCCCGTAAAATATTGAGAAGGATTTCTACCGTCGACTCTACAGATTCCAATCCAGATGACACAATTTCTGTCCAAGAACAACAGCCTGACATTTTGGATTCCAGAGCCTTTATGCGCTACTACCATGTGTTTCGTGAAGGCGAGCTCTGTGACCTGCTGCAGGAGAACGTGACCGAGCTCCGTATTCTGAGCTCCGGAAATGATCATGGCAACTGGTGTATTAttgcagagaaaaaggaaagttgTGATTAA
- the Trmt9b gene encoding putative tRNA methyltransferase 9B isoform X3, producing the protein MARVLVPGGQMMIYVWAMEQKNRHFEKQDVLVPWNRAFCSQPLSESSQSGRKRQCGHPETSHPCHPPCPEYGCSMCFKERGDAKRSHSVDYEPVMARTCCGNTSKEGEEENGIYNTLGRSFRSWFFSRSLDESTLRKQIEKVRPLKTTEVWASSTVSIQPSRHSSLDLDHQEPFSTKASSLDEEVFVETSQKHLEWLRASGTSKHLNGDHQGEKQRNGEGTLMDSTNTNENHVTAGSLEEGNPSARKILRRISTVDSTDSNPDDTISVQEQQPDILDSRAFMRYYHVFREGELCDLLQENVTELRILSSGNDHGNWCIIAEKKESCD; encoded by the coding sequence ATGGCCAGGGTTTTAGTTCCCGGAGGACAGATGATGATCTATGTTTGGGCAATGGAACAAAAGAACCGACATTTTGAGAAGCAAGATGTGCTCGTTCCTTGGAACAGGGCCTTCTGTTCCCAGCCCTTGTCAGAATCCAGCCAGTCCGGGAGAAAGAGGCAGTGTGGACATCCAGAAACAAGCCATCCCTGCCACCCGCCTTGCCCTGAGTATGGCTGTTCCATGTGTTTTAAAGAGCGAGGTGATGCCAAACGGTCCCACAGCGTGGACTATGAACCTGTTATGGCTAGGACCTGTTGCGGAAACACTTcaaaggaaggggaggaagaaaatgGCATCTATAACACATTAGGAAGATCTTTCCGTTCCTGGTTTTTCTCCAGATCTTTGGATGAGTCCACTCTACGGAAGCAAATTGAAAAAGTGAGACCCTTGAAAACCACAGAAGTTTGGGCCAGTAGCACTGTATCCATCCAGCCTTCTCGACATTCCAGTTTAGACTTGGATCACCAGGAGCCATTTTCAACGAAAGCATCAAGCTTAGATGAGGAAGTGTTTGTAGAAACTTCTCAAAAACACTTGGAGTGGCTGAGAGCTTCAGGTACTTCAAAGCACTTAAATGGAGACCATCAaggagaaaagcagagaaatggaGAGGGGACCCTTATGGACAGCACCAATACCAATGAGAATCATGTGACTGCAGGTAGCTTAGAGGAAGGCAACCCTTCTGCCCGTAAAATATTGAGAAGGATTTCTACCGTCGACTCTACAGATTCCAATCCAGATGACACAATTTCTGTCCAAGAACAACAGCCTGACATTTTGGATTCCAGAGCCTTTATGCGCTACTACCATGTGTTTCGTGAAGGCGAGCTCTGTGACCTGCTGCAGGAGAACGTGACCGAGCTCCGTATTCTGAGCTCCGGAAATGATCATGGCAACTGGTGTATTAttgcagagaaaaaggaaagttgTGATTAA
- the Trmt9b gene encoding putative tRNA methyltransferase 9B isoform X1, producing the protein MDHEAALLEKQHVHDVYENTAPFFSDLQSKAWPRVRQFLQEQKPGSLVADIGCGTGKYLKVNSQVHTLGCDYCGPLVEIARSRGCEVMVCDNLNLPFRDQGFDAIISIGVIHHFSTKQRRIRAIKEMARVLVPGGQMMIYVWAMEQKNRHFEKQDVLVPWNRAFCSQPLSESSQSGRKRQCGHPETSHPCHPPCPEYGCSMCFKERGDAKRSHSVDYEPVMARTCCGNTSKEGEEENGIYNTLGRSFRSWFFSRSLDESTLRKQIEKVRPLKTTEVWASSTVSIQPSRHSSLDLDHQEPFSTKASSLDEEVFVETSQKHLEWLRASGTSKHLNGDHQGEKQRNGEGTLMDSTNTNENHVTAGSLEEGNPSARKILRRISTVDSTDSNPDDTISVQEQQPDILDSRAFMRYYHVFREGELCDLLQENVTELRILSSGNDHGNWCIIAEKKESCD; encoded by the exons ATGGATCATGAAGCTGCCCTGCTGGAGAAGCAGCACGTGCATGATGTCTATGAGAACACGGCCCCCTTCTTCAGCGACCTGCAGAGCAAAGCCTGGCCCCGAGTTCGCCAGTTCCTCCAGGAGCAGAAGCCAGGCAGCCTCGTCGCTGACATCG GCTGTGGAACTGGAAAGTATCTTAAAGTAAACAGCCAGGTACATACCCTGGGCTGTGACTACTGTGGACCATTGGTAGAGATTGCCCGGAGTAGAGGATGTGAAGTCATGGTATGTGACAACCTTAATCTCCCCTTTAGGGATCAGGGCTTCGATGCCATCATCTCCATAGGAG ttatACATCATTTTTCTACAAAACAAAGAAGAATCCGAGCAATAAAAGAAATGGCCAGGGTTTTAGTTCCCGGAGGACAGATGATGATCTATGTTTGGGCAATGGAACAAAAGAACCGACATTTTGAGAAGCAAGATGTGCTCGTTCCTTGGAACAGGGCCTTCTGTTCCCAGCCCTTGTCAGAATCCAGCCAGTCCGGGAGAAAGAGGCAGTGTGGACATCCAGAAACAAGCCATCCCTGCCACCCGCCTTGCCCTGAGTATGGCTGTTCCATGTGTTTTAAAGAGCGAGGTGATGCCAAACGGTCCCACAGCGTGGACTATGAACCTGTTATGGCTAGGACCTGTTGCGGAAACACTTcaaaggaaggggaggaagaaaatgGCATCTATAACACATTAGGAAGATCTTTCCGTTCCTGGTTTTTCTCCAGATCTTTGGATGAGTCCACTCTACGGAAGCAAATTGAAAAAGTGAGACCCTTGAAAACCACAGAAGTTTGGGCCAGTAGCACTGTATCCATCCAGCCTTCTCGACATTCCAGTTTAGACTTGGATCACCAGGAGCCATTTTCAACGAAAGCATCAAGCTTAGATGAGGAAGTGTTTGTAGAAACTTCTCAAAAACACTTGGAGTGGCTGAGAGCTTCAGGTACTTCAAAGCACTTAAATGGAGACCATCAaggagaaaagcagagaaatggaGAGGGGACCCTTATGGACAGCACCAATACCAATGAGAATCATGTGACTGCAGGTAGCTTAGAGGAAGGCAACCCTTCTGCCCGTAAAATATTGAGAAGGATTTCTACCGTCGACTCTACAGATTCCAATCCAGATGACACAATTTCTGTCCAAGAACAACAGCCTGACATTTTGGATTCCAGAGCCTTTATGCGCTACTACCATGTGTTTCGTGAAGGCGAGCTCTGTGACCTGCTGCAGGAGAACGTGACCGAGCTCCGTATTCTGAGCTCCGGAAATGATCATGGCAACTGGTGTATTAttgcagagaaaaaggaaagttgTGATTAA